In a genomic window of Streptomyces noursei ATCC 11455:
- a CDS encoding DUF1990 family protein, producing MTDGDLTYPERGGTRRSPLPPGYRPLREAVRLGHGRAVFAAAGDAVAGFRMHRAAGTRVRADAPRAAPGAAVDVSVGLGPLRVTGPCRVVWTVDTADRAGFGYGSRPGHPVCGEEAFVVVHRPDGSVWLVVTAFSRPARPLARLAGPLLPLFQRAYVRHLGRTLRRLVRRADDHH from the coding sequence ATGACCGACGGCGATCTGACCTACCCCGAGCGGGGCGGCACCCGGCGCTCCCCGCTGCCGCCCGGCTATCGCCCGCTGCGCGAGGCGGTCCGGCTCGGCCACGGCCGGGCGGTGTTCGCCGCCGCCGGCGACGCGGTGGCCGGCTTCCGGATGCACCGCGCCGCCGGCACCCGCGTCCGGGCCGACGCGCCACGGGCCGCCCCGGGCGCGGCCGTCGACGTCTCCGTGGGCCTCGGCCCCCTGCGGGTCACCGGCCCGTGCCGGGTGGTGTGGACGGTGGACACGGCGGACCGGGCCGGCTTCGGGTACGGGTCCCGGCCCGGCCATCCGGTGTGCGGCGAGGAGGCGTTCGTCGTCGTGCACCGCCCGGACGGCTCGGTGTGGCTCGTCGTCACCGCCTTCAGCCGGCCGGCCCGACCGCTCGCCCGCCTCGCCGGCCCACTGCTGCCGCTCTTCCAGCGCGCCTACGTCCGTCATCTCGGCCGTACGCTGCGCCGGTTGGTCCGCCGGGCGGACGACCACCACTGA
- a CDS encoding acyl-CoA dehydrogenase family protein has product MTVTHEVTNQAPPLTGFSTADEPALLEALRREGGAWGESEVAELGALAGSAAVQDRARWAEGQPPRLHTHDRYGHRVDEVEFHPAWHELMTTAVEHGLHAAPWTDDRPGAHLVRAAKFYVWSQAEAGHGCPISMTYAAVPALRAAPELAARYEPLLAAGTYDFGLRAPLTKRGLIAGMSMTEKQGGSDVRANTTRAVPAADGSYRLTGHKWFTSAPMSDVFLALAQTDEGLSCFLVPRVLPDGTRNGMRLMRLKDKLGNRSNASSEIEYEDAVAWPVGEPGRGVRTIVEMVNMTRLDCVLGSAAGMRAGLRQALHHTAHRQAFGRELDRQPLMRSVLADLAVESEAATVLGMRLAAAVDRSQAGDAGEAALRRLALAAGKYWVCKRGSTHAAEALECLGGNGYVEDSGMPRLYREAPLLSIWEGSGNVAALDVLRALGREPAGLEAYFAEVEAAAGADRRLDAAVAGLRRMLGGLGDPERAQLVARSLAERLALVLQGSLLVRHSTPAVADAFRASRLDGEWGHAFGTLPPGADLTAILGRARTGGDTA; this is encoded by the coding sequence GGTCGCGGAACTCGGCGCGCTGGCCGGTTCCGCCGCGGTGCAGGACCGGGCGCGCTGGGCGGAGGGGCAGCCGCCCCGGCTGCACACCCACGACCGGTACGGGCACCGGGTGGACGAGGTCGAGTTCCACCCGGCCTGGCACGAGCTGATGACCACCGCCGTGGAACACGGTCTGCACGCCGCGCCGTGGACCGACGACCGCCCGGGGGCGCATCTGGTGCGCGCCGCCAAGTTCTACGTCTGGTCGCAGGCCGAGGCCGGCCACGGCTGCCCGATCTCGATGACCTACGCCGCGGTGCCCGCGCTGCGCGCCGCGCCCGAACTCGCCGCCCGGTACGAGCCGTTGCTCGCCGCCGGCACCTACGACTTCGGGCTGCGCGCCCCGCTCACCAAGCGCGGCCTGATCGCGGGCATGTCGATGACGGAGAAGCAGGGCGGCTCCGACGTCCGGGCCAACACCACCCGGGCGGTGCCGGCCGCGGACGGCAGCTACCGCCTCACCGGCCACAAGTGGTTCACCTCCGCCCCGATGAGCGACGTGTTCCTGGCCCTGGCGCAGACCGACGAGGGACTGAGCTGCTTCCTGGTGCCGCGGGTGCTGCCGGACGGCACCCGCAACGGCATGCGGCTGATGCGCCTGAAGGACAAGCTGGGCAACCGCTCCAACGCCTCGTCGGAGATCGAGTACGAGGACGCCGTCGCCTGGCCGGTGGGCGAACCGGGCCGCGGGGTGCGGACCATCGTCGAGATGGTGAACATGACCCGGCTGGACTGCGTGCTGGGCTCGGCGGCCGGGATGCGGGCGGGGCTGCGGCAGGCGCTGCACCACACCGCCCACCGGCAGGCGTTCGGGCGGGAGTTGGACCGGCAGCCGCTGATGCGCTCGGTCCTGGCCGACCTCGCCGTCGAGTCGGAGGCGGCCACCGTGCTGGGGATGCGGCTGGCGGCGGCGGTGGACCGCTCGCAGGCCGGCGACGCCGGGGAGGCCGCGCTGCGCCGCCTGGCGCTGGCGGCCGGCAAATACTGGGTGTGCAAGCGCGGCAGCACCCACGCCGCGGAGGCCCTGGAGTGCCTGGGCGGCAACGGCTACGTCGAGGACTCGGGGATGCCGCGGCTGTACCGGGAGGCGCCGCTGCTGTCCATCTGGGAGGGCTCGGGCAACGTCGCCGCGCTGGACGTGCTGCGCGCGCTGGGCCGCGAACCGGCGGGGCTGGAAGCCTACTTCGCCGAGGTCGAGGCAGCGGCCGGCGCCGACCGGCGGCTGGACGCGGCGGTCGCCGGGCTGCGCAGGATGCTCGGCGGGCTCGGCGACCCGGAGCGGGCCCAGCTGGTGGCGCGTTCGCTGGCGGAGCGGCTGGCGCTGGTGCTCCAGGGGTCGCTGCTGGTGCGGCACAGCACCCCGGCGGTCGCCGACGCGTTCCGCGCGTCCCGGCTGGACGGCGAGTGGGGCCACGCCTTCGGCACCCTGCCGCCCGGCGCCGACCTCACCGCGATCCTCGGACGCGCCCGGACCGGCGGGGACACCGCCTGA
- a CDS encoding amidohydrolase family protein has translation MAADAPGPAAPDSAVLDGLPPLVDHHCHGVVRHAPDPGTFAGFLTEADRPPAAGTSYFDTQTGFAVRRWCPPLLDLPAHCPPERYLARRRELGPDATARRLLSSTGIGVYLVDTGLPGDLTGPAETAEAGGGTGREVVRLEALADRTAAGYRGAGTADAAEEFADALARAVRAAADTAVAFKSVAAYRHGLALDPRPPGPDAVRTAARDWLAAGAPRMTDPVLLRHLIWLAVATGRPLQLHTGFGDPDLRLDHADPTLLTDLVRATADTGTDLVLLHCYPYHRQAAYLAGVFPHVHADVGLTLTHVGPRAPAVLAEFLELAPFGKLLFSTDAYGLPELYVVGSALFRTALGEVLGAWTASGAWSAADARRVAGMLAAGNARRVYGLDGGEGEETGR, from the coding sequence ATGGCCGCGGACGCCCCGGGGCCCGCCGCCCCCGACTCCGCGGTGCTGGACGGGCTGCCGCCGCTGGTGGACCACCACTGCCACGGGGTGGTCCGCCACGCGCCGGACCCCGGGACGTTCGCGGGGTTCCTCACCGAGGCGGACCGGCCGCCCGCGGCGGGCACCAGCTACTTCGACACCCAGACCGGTTTCGCGGTCCGCCGCTGGTGCCCGCCGCTGCTCGACCTGCCCGCGCACTGCCCGCCCGAGCGCTATCTGGCCCGCCGCCGCGAACTGGGCCCGGACGCGACGGCGCGGCGGCTGCTGTCCTCGACCGGCATCGGCGTCTACCTCGTCGACACCGGTCTGCCCGGCGACCTCACCGGGCCGGCCGAGACGGCCGAAGCGGGCGGCGGCACCGGCCGCGAGGTGGTGCGGCTGGAGGCGCTCGCCGACCGGACCGCGGCCGGGTACCGCGGGGCCGGCACGGCGGACGCCGCCGAGGAGTTCGCCGACGCCCTGGCCCGCGCCGTGCGCGCGGCGGCGGACACCGCCGTCGCCTTCAAGTCCGTGGCCGCCTACCGGCACGGCCTCGCCCTGGACCCCCGGCCGCCCGGCCCGGACGCGGTGCGCACCGCTGCCCGCGACTGGCTCGCCGCGGGCGCGCCCCGGATGACCGACCCCGTCCTGCTGCGCCACCTCATCTGGCTCGCCGTGGCCACCGGCCGCCCGCTCCAACTCCACACCGGCTTCGGCGATCCCGACCTGCGGCTGGACCACGCCGACCCGACGCTGCTCACCGACCTCGTCCGGGCCACCGCGGACACCGGCACCGACCTGGTGCTGCTGCACTGCTACCCGTACCACCGGCAGGCCGCCTATCTGGCCGGCGTCTTCCCGCACGTCCACGCGGACGTCGGGCTGACCCTCACCCACGTCGGCCCGCGGGCGCCCGCGGTGCTCGCCGAGTTCCTGGAGCTGGCGCCGTTCGGCAAGCTGCTGTTCTCCACCGACGCCTACGGGCTGCCGGAGCTGTACGTGGTGGGCAGTGCCCTGTTCCGGACGGCGCTGGGCGAGGTGCTGGGCGCCTGGACGGCGTCCGGGGCCTGGTCGGCGGCGGACGCCCGGCGGGTCGCCGGGATGCTCGCGGCGGGCAACGCGCGGCGGGTGTACGGGCTGGACGGCGGCGAAGGGGAGGAGACCGGACGGTAA
- a CDS encoding MFS transporter, translating to MPSTTTSDTPADGRAGADEKPRIPLRGRIFADLTPLRTSPDYRRLWCGNTVSWMGQQMTALAVSLQVYAITGSTFSVGLVGLCSLVPLVVFGLYGGAIADTVDRRKLGLASAAGATVMSVVLASAALAGYHRVWLLYTVVALQAVCFAMNSPARSSMIPRLLPTEQLPAANALQSLTTNLGLMGGPMLGGVIVGLWGYQAAYLIDVVAFGASLYAMWRLPAMRPDQGEGPPRRASVLDGLRFLATRPNLRMTFFADLAAMVLAQPRALYPAIAALWFGGDARTVGLLVAAPAVGAVLGGLFSGWLGGVRRHGLAILLGVAAWGAAIAAFGLSRHLWLGLFFLAVAGCADTVSMVFRSTMLQAATPDEMRGRLQGVFIVVVAGGPRLGDFLAGSTADLSSPAVAVVGGGLACVLVVTALGLGRRAFARYDARDPQP from the coding sequence GTGCCCAGTACAACGACCTCTGACACGCCGGCCGACGGTCGGGCCGGCGCGGACGAAAAGCCCCGAATACCGCTGCGCGGACGGATATTCGCCGACCTGACCCCGCTGCGCACCTCGCCCGACTACCGCCGCCTGTGGTGCGGCAACACCGTCTCCTGGATGGGCCAGCAGATGACCGCGCTCGCGGTCTCCCTCCAGGTCTACGCCATCACCGGCTCCACCTTCTCCGTCGGCCTGGTGGGCCTGTGCTCCCTGGTCCCGCTGGTCGTCTTCGGGCTCTACGGCGGCGCCATCGCCGACACCGTCGACCGCCGCAAGCTGGGCCTGGCCAGCGCCGCCGGCGCCACCGTGATGTCCGTCGTGCTGGCCTCCGCCGCACTGGCCGGCTACCACCGCGTCTGGTTGCTCTACACCGTCGTCGCGCTCCAGGCCGTCTGCTTCGCGATGAACTCCCCGGCCCGCTCGTCGATGATCCCCCGCCTGCTGCCCACCGAGCAGCTGCCGGCCGCCAACGCCCTCCAGTCGCTCACCACCAACCTCGGCCTGATGGGCGGCCCGATGCTGGGCGGCGTGATCGTCGGCCTGTGGGGCTACCAGGCGGCCTACCTCATCGACGTGGTCGCCTTCGGCGCCTCGCTCTACGCGATGTGGCGCCTGCCCGCCATGCGGCCCGACCAGGGCGAAGGACCACCCCGCCGGGCCTCCGTCCTGGACGGCCTGCGCTTCCTCGCCACCCGCCCCAACCTGCGGATGACGTTCTTCGCCGACCTCGCGGCGATGGTGCTGGCCCAGCCGCGCGCGCTGTACCCGGCGATCGCCGCACTGTGGTTCGGCGGCGACGCCAGGACCGTCGGCCTGCTGGTCGCCGCCCCCGCGGTCGGCGCCGTCCTGGGCGGGCTGTTCTCCGGCTGGCTCGGCGGCGTCCGCCGGCACGGCCTGGCCATCCTGCTCGGGGTGGCGGCCTGGGGCGCGGCGATCGCCGCCTTCGGCCTCTCCCGGCACCTGTGGCTGGGCCTGTTCTTCCTGGCCGTCGCGGGCTGCGCGGACACCGTGTCCATGGTGTTCCGCAGCACCATGCTGCAGGCCGCCACCCCGGACGAGATGCGCGGCCGGCTCCAGGGCGTCTTCATCGTGGTGGTCGCCGGCGGGCCGCGGCTCGGCGACTTCCTCGCCGGTTCCACGGCCGACCTGAGCTCGCCCGCCGTCGCGGTGGTCGGCGGCGGCCTGGCCTGCGTCCTGGTCGTGACCGCGCTCGGACTGGGCCGGCGCGCCTTCGCCCGCTACGACGCCCGCGACCCGCAGCCCTGA
- a CDS encoding caspase, EACC1-associated type yields the protein MSGRPAGRWFPYGPGSRAVLIGTSRFSSPDLPGIPSVASNLQGLWAALTHPVRGLLAPEHCRVVPDPTDASAVGAALAWAVREAEELLLVYYAGHGVLDDTGLLHLGLVHTDLDQVGFSAVPIELVKRHVGEARARARVLVVDCCFSGRAVAAMAEPAGLAVGQLDLAGTYTLTSTTRTAPAHAPAGETYTAFTGALLAALAEPVPLTLDEVHGRVDGTLRSRGLPRPQRRSAGAAGSLVLVREAAGAADTARAAGPVPPPPPRTPPPRTPPPGGPPPFHLGAPVPPPRSARRPVLVAAAVGGVVALLLTSPLVRGMFSGDGGSDGRSGSGSASGGRTAPGGSGGSTGGTDPSSAGPSAPQADGPTHPAKVVYRDRTLIWRAASCLGSVSQALDLDTPAVTPGLMDGSGATDLDYIGCQNGMNGAQAVITVSHSYGSPVRAGTADARTDTAAACRAAAEGSPLGTYTNAGKIPVGTVWCVVTGRNQVAKVTFTGVDPQDGSSGATADNPTFRLSLTLWAAP from the coding sequence ATGAGTGGCAGACCCGCCGGCCGGTGGTTCCCGTACGGGCCCGGCAGTCGTGCCGTACTGATCGGGACGAGCCGCTTCAGCAGCCCGGACCTGCCGGGCATCCCGTCGGTGGCGAGCAACCTCCAGGGGCTGTGGGCGGCCCTGACCCACCCCGTGCGGGGGCTGTTGGCCCCGGAGCACTGCCGGGTGGTGCCGGACCCCACCGACGCGTCGGCGGTCGGCGCGGCGCTGGCCTGGGCGGTGCGGGAGGCGGAGGAACTGCTGCTGGTCTACTACGCGGGGCACGGTGTGCTGGACGACACCGGGCTGCTGCACCTGGGGTTGGTGCACACCGACCTCGACCAGGTGGGCTTCTCCGCGGTCCCGATCGAGCTGGTGAAACGGCATGTGGGCGAGGCCCGGGCGCGGGCCCGGGTGCTGGTGGTGGACTGCTGCTTCTCGGGCCGGGCGGTGGCCGCGATGGCCGAGCCGGCCGGGCTCGCCGTCGGCCAGCTCGACCTGGCCGGCACCTACACGCTGACGTCCACGACCCGGACCGCCCCGGCCCACGCGCCGGCCGGGGAGACCTACACCGCCTTCACCGGTGCGCTGCTGGCCGCGCTGGCCGAGCCGGTCCCGCTCACCCTCGACGAGGTGCACGGGCGGGTGGACGGGACGTTGCGCTCCCGGGGGTTGCCCCGGCCGCAGCGCCGGTCGGCGGGCGCCGCGGGGTCGCTGGTCCTGGTGCGCGAGGCGGCGGGAGCGGCGGATACGGCGCGCGCCGCGGGCCCGGTGCCGCCCCCGCCACCCCGCACCCCACCGCCCCGCACCCCACCGCCCGGCGGCCCGCCGCCGTTCCACCTCGGCGCGCCCGTCCCGCCGCCGCGGTCGGCCCGCCGCCCCGTGCTGGTCGCGGCGGCAGTGGGCGGCGTCGTCGCCCTGCTTCTGACATCACCGCTGGTCCGAGGGATGTTCTCGGGTGACGGCGGGAGCGACGGGCGCTCCGGGAGCGGTTCCGCATCGGGCGGCCGAACCGCTCCCGGCGGTTCCGGCGGCAGTACCGGGGGCACGGACCCTTCGTCCGCCGGCCCCTCCGCCCCGCAGGCCGACGGCCCCACCCACCCGGCCAAGGTGGTCTACCGCGACCGGACGTTGATCTGGCGCGCGGCGAGCTGTCTGGGCAGCGTCTCCCAGGCACTGGACCTCGACACGCCCGCGGTCACCCCCGGCCTGATGGACGGTTCCGGCGCCACCGACCTCGACTACATCGGCTGCCAGAACGGTATGAACGGCGCCCAGGCGGTGATCACAGTCAGCCACAGCTACGGCAGCCCCGTCCGGGCCGGCACCGCCGACGCCCGGACCGATACCGCCGCGGCCTGCCGCGCGGCCGCCGAGGGCAGCCCGCTGGGCACGTACACCAATGCCGGAAAGATCCCCGTCGGGACGGTGTGGTGCGTGGTGACCGGACGCAACCAGGTGGCCAAGGTGACCTTCACCGGGGTGGACCCGCAGGACGGCAGCAGCGGCGCCACCGCGGACAACCCGACCTTCCGCCTGTCCCTCACCCTGTGGGCGGCACCCTGA
- a CDS encoding crotonase/enoyl-CoA hydratase family protein, translated as MAEESQEEHASVRVERAGPVTTVVLSRPAARNAVDGPTARRLAAAFRAFDADEDARVAVLWGEGGTFCAGADLKAVGTARGNRVAPDGDGPMGPTRMRLGKPVIAAIAGHAVAGGLELALWCDLRVAEADAVLGVFCRRWGVPLIDGGTVRLPRLVGAGRAMDLVLTGRPVPAAEALDIGLVNRVVPTGTARTAAERLAAELARLPQACLRSDRASLLDQEGRDEETAMATELRYGQAVLAEGLVGAARFAAGAGRHGTADDAR; from the coding sequence ATGGCGGAGGAGAGCCAGGAGGAACACGCCTCGGTCCGGGTCGAGCGGGCCGGGCCGGTGACGACGGTGGTGCTGTCCCGGCCCGCCGCCCGGAACGCGGTGGACGGCCCGACCGCCCGTCGACTGGCCGCCGCCTTCCGCGCGTTCGATGCCGACGAGGACGCGCGGGTGGCGGTGCTGTGGGGCGAGGGCGGCACGTTCTGCGCCGGTGCCGACCTCAAGGCCGTCGGCACCGCGCGCGGCAACCGCGTGGCACCGGACGGCGACGGGCCGATGGGCCCGACCCGGATGCGGCTGGGCAAACCGGTGATCGCGGCGATCGCCGGGCACGCGGTGGCCGGCGGCCTGGAGCTGGCGCTCTGGTGCGATCTGCGGGTGGCCGAGGCGGACGCGGTCCTCGGGGTGTTCTGCCGGCGGTGGGGCGTCCCGCTGATCGACGGCGGAACGGTGCGGCTGCCCCGGCTGGTCGGCGCCGGCCGGGCCATGGACCTGGTCCTGACCGGACGCCCGGTGCCGGCCGCGGAGGCCCTGGACATCGGGCTGGTCAACCGCGTGGTCCCCACCGGCACCGCCCGCACCGCCGCCGAGCGGCTGGCCGCGGAGCTGGCCCGCCTCCCACAGGCGTGCCTGCGCAGCGACCGGGCGTCCCTGCTGGACCAGGAGGGACGGGACGAGGAAACCGCCATGGCCACCGAACTCCGGTACGGACAGGCGGTGTTGGCAGAGGGGCTGGTGGGCGCGGCGCGGTTCGCGGCGGGCGCCGGGCGGCACGGGACGGCGGACGACGCCCGATGA
- a CDS encoding SpoIIE family protein phosphatase, with translation MAERPPDPSTEGYDPRADRETPRVEEAASGVSHHEPIDLRERLSLNRMGTFDWDLDRGRMDLDPGAMEVFDLRPGEYDGAPMSLISRVPPEEGLRLDAALSQALQDGNSSYGAYFRVQCRDGTRRWTHSQGRILHDARGVAYRVIGIVREATSELADSALLRSLQQERQRQTVMVQQTTAALARALSVEDVTRVLTGSGGARRFGADALVLGLVQNDRFEVIAAAGLDGEVPADMTHSHLDDTLPLSDAVRSRRPSFLSTRGELIARYPRLRPYGDVLPTGSAAFLPLIAQDTVLGALGLFNHEPAVQSPEARNLALALAGVVAQSLQRATLFDQEREFATGLQAAMLPRRLPPIAGGQVTVRYHPASVGRDVGGDWYDVIALPQGRTGLVVGDVQGHDTHAAAVMGQLRIALRAYASEGHPPETVLVRASRFLAELETERFATCTYVQADLESGALYVARAGHLGPLICNASRHIDWPEIRGGLPLGLATGFGEDHFPETQLFLEPGSTLLLCTDGLVEQPGQDISAGIDALSAAVRAGPTALEALADRLSDHLWAEPGSDDDMALLLLHRSTIPGEAATPRLRLHVHQADPAGTAEVRSALRRTLDQWRAGAVTHDVEVAASELIANALTHTESGALVSVEVVPGSPRRLRLEVEDRSSQWPRRRHPGETATSGRGLLLVEALSDRWGAEPRGSGKALWCEFVLPDDPAGNGA, from the coding sequence ATGGCCGAGCGGCCCCCCGACCCCTCCACGGAGGGCTACGACCCCCGTGCCGACCGGGAAACGCCCCGGGTCGAGGAGGCGGCATCCGGGGTGTCCCACCACGAGCCGATCGACCTGCGCGAACGGCTCTCGCTCAACCGCATGGGCACCTTCGACTGGGACCTGGACCGCGGGCGCATGGACCTGGACCCCGGTGCCATGGAGGTCTTCGACCTGCGCCCCGGGGAGTACGACGGCGCGCCGATGTCGCTGATCTCCCGAGTGCCGCCGGAGGAGGGCCTGCGGCTGGACGCCGCGCTCTCCCAGGCCCTCCAGGACGGCAACTCCTCCTACGGCGCGTACTTCCGGGTCCAGTGCCGCGACGGGACCCGGCGCTGGACCCACTCCCAGGGCCGGATCCTGCACGACGCACGGGGCGTGGCGTACCGGGTCATCGGCATCGTCCGGGAGGCGACCAGCGAACTCGCCGACTCCGCGCTGCTGCGCTCGCTCCAGCAGGAACGGCAGCGGCAGACGGTGATGGTGCAGCAGACCACCGCGGCGCTGGCCCGCGCCCTGTCGGTCGAGGACGTCACGCGGGTGCTGACCGGCAGCGGCGGCGCCCGGCGGTTCGGCGCGGACGCGCTGGTGCTGGGTCTGGTCCAGAACGACCGGTTCGAGGTGATCGCGGCCGCCGGGCTGGACGGCGAGGTGCCCGCCGACATGACGCACTCGCACCTGGACGACACCCTCCCGCTGTCCGACGCGGTGCGCTCCCGGCGGCCGAGCTTCCTGAGCACCCGGGGCGAGCTGATCGCCCGCTATCCGCGGCTGCGCCCGTACGGGGACGTGCTGCCGACCGGCAGTGCCGCCTTCCTGCCGTTGATCGCGCAGGACACCGTGCTCGGGGCGCTGGGGCTGTTCAACCACGAGCCGGCGGTGCAGTCGCCGGAGGCCCGGAACCTGGCGCTGGCGCTGGCCGGTGTGGTGGCGCAGTCCCTGCAGCGGGCCACCCTCTTCGACCAGGAGCGGGAGTTCGCGACCGGGTTGCAGGCGGCGATGCTGCCGCGCCGGCTGCCGCCCATCGCGGGCGGCCAGGTCACCGTCCGCTACCACCCGGCGAGCGTCGGGCGGGACGTCGGCGGCGACTGGTACGACGTGATCGCGCTGCCGCAGGGCCGCACCGGGCTGGTGGTCGGCGACGTCCAGGGGCACGACACGCACGCCGCGGCGGTGATGGGCCAGTTGCGGATCGCGCTGCGCGCCTACGCCAGCGAGGGCCACCCGCCGGAGACGGTGCTGGTGCGGGCCTCCCGCTTCCTGGCGGAGCTGGAGACCGAGCGGTTCGCGACCTGCACCTACGTCCAGGCCGACCTGGAGTCCGGGGCGCTGTACGTCGCCCGGGCCGGCCACCTGGGGCCGCTGATCTGCAACGCCTCCCGGCACATCGACTGGCCGGAGATCCGCGGCGGGCTGCCGCTGGGGCTGGCCACCGGCTTCGGGGAGGACCACTTCCCCGAGACCCAGCTGTTCCTGGAGCCGGGTTCGACGCTGCTGCTGTGCACCGACGGGCTGGTCGAGCAGCCCGGCCAGGACATCTCGGCCGGGATCGACGCGCTGTCCGCCGCGGTCCGCGCCGGTCCCACCGCGCTGGAGGCGCTCGCCGACCGGCTCTCCGACCACCTGTGGGCCGAACCCGGCTCGGACGACGACATGGCGCTCCTGCTGCTGCACCGCAGCACGATCCCGGGCGAGGCCGCCACGCCGCGGCTGCGGCTGCACGTCCACCAGGCCGACCCGGCGGGCACCGCGGAGGTCCGCTCGGCGCTGCGCCGCACGTTGGACCAGTGGCGGGCGGGCGCGGTCACCCACGACGTGGAGGTGGCCGCCTCCGAGCTGATCGCCAACGCGCTCACCCACACCGAGAGCGGCGCCCTGGTCTCGGTGGAGGTGGTGCCCGGTTCCCCGCGCCGGCTCCGGCTGGAGGTCGAGGACCGGTCCAGTCAGTGGCCGCGGCGCCGGCACCCCGGCGAGACGGCGACCTCGGGGCGGGGGCTGCTGCTGGTGGAGGCGCTGTCGGACCGGTGGGGCGCCGAGCCGCGGGGGTCGGGCAAGGCGCTGTGGTGCGAGTTCGTGCTGCCGGACGACCCGGCCGGAAACGGAGCCTGA
- a CDS encoding NADP-dependent succinic semialdehyde dehydrogenase has product MAIATVNPATGETLKTFDALNAGEIEDRLVRADQAFQIHRGTSFARRAELLHRAADLLEADQDGVARTLTTEMGKPLVQARAEAAKCVKAMRWYADHAEALLADERPDPADVRDSGAIRAVVRYRPLGTILAVMPWNFPLWQVVRFAAPALMAGNTGLLKHASNVPQTALYLEELFRRAGYPDGCFQTLLIGSGAVEEVLRDPRIAAATLTGSEPAGRSVAAVAGDEIKKTVLELGGSDPYVVLPSADLDKAARVGVTARVQNNGQSCIAAKRFIVHEDVHDAFAERFTAGMAALTVGDPMDEATDVGPLASEQGRSDLEELVDDAVHQGARALCGGRRPPDHRAGWFYEPTVLAGITPSMRIHHEEAFGPVATLYRVADLDEAIELANDTPFGLSSNAWTRDAVEQERLARELQAGGVYFNGMTASHPGMPFGGAKRSGYGRELSGHGMREFCNMTTLWYGPED; this is encoded by the coding sequence ATGGCCATCGCCACGGTCAACCCGGCCACCGGCGAGACCCTCAAGACCTTCGACGCGCTCAACGCGGGCGAGATCGAGGACCGCCTGGTCCGCGCCGACCAGGCGTTCCAGATCCACCGCGGCACGTCGTTCGCCCGCCGCGCCGAACTCCTGCACCGCGCCGCCGACCTGCTCGAAGCCGACCAGGACGGCGTCGCCCGCACCCTCACCACCGAGATGGGCAAACCCCTGGTCCAGGCCCGCGCCGAGGCCGCCAAGTGCGTCAAAGCGATGCGCTGGTACGCCGACCACGCCGAGGCGCTGCTCGCCGACGAGCGGCCCGACCCCGCCGACGTCCGCGACTCCGGAGCCATCCGCGCGGTGGTGCGCTACCGCCCGCTCGGCACCATCCTCGCGGTGATGCCCTGGAACTTCCCGCTCTGGCAGGTCGTCCGGTTCGCCGCCCCCGCCCTGATGGCCGGCAACACCGGGCTGCTCAAACACGCCTCCAACGTCCCGCAGACCGCGCTCTACCTGGAGGAGCTCTTCCGCCGCGCCGGCTACCCCGACGGCTGCTTCCAGACCCTGCTGATCGGCTCCGGCGCCGTCGAGGAGGTGCTGCGCGACCCGCGGATCGCCGCCGCCACCCTCACCGGCAGTGAACCCGCCGGCCGCTCGGTCGCCGCCGTCGCCGGCGACGAGATCAAGAAGACCGTCCTCGAACTGGGCGGCAGCGACCCCTACGTCGTGCTGCCCTCGGCCGACCTCGACAAGGCCGCCCGGGTCGGCGTCACCGCCCGGGTCCAGAACAACGGCCAATCCTGCATCGCCGCCAAGCGGTTCATCGTCCACGAGGACGTCCACGACGCCTTCGCCGAGCGATTCACCGCCGGCATGGCCGCGCTCACCGTCGGCGACCCGATGGACGAGGCCACCGACGTCGGACCGCTCGCCAGCGAACAGGGCCGCTCCGACCTGGAGGAACTCGTCGACGACGCGGTCCACCAGGGGGCCCGGGCACTGTGCGGCGGCCGGCGCCCGCCCGACCACCGCGCCGGCTGGTTCTACGAGCCGACCGTGCTCGCCGGCATCACCCCGAGCATGCGCATCCACCACGAGGAGGCGTTCGGCCCGGTCGCCACGCTCTACCGCGTCGCCGACCTCGACGAGGCGATCGAGCTCGCCAACGACACGCCGTTCGGCCTCAGTTCCAACGCCTGGACCCGGGACGCCGTCGAACAGGAGCGGCTGGCCCGGGAACTCCAGGCCGGCGGGGTGTACTTCAACGGCATGACCGCCTCGCACCCCGGCATGCCCTTCGGCGGCGCCAAGCGCTCCGGCTACGGCCGGGAGCTCTCCGGCCACGGCATGCGCGAGTTCTGCAACATGACGACGCTGTGGTACGGGCCGGAGGACTGA